TGGTTGGTCAGAGTGGTAGTGGCAAAAGCTTACTCTCGCAAGCGATTGGTCGTCTGCTGCCGCCCAACCTGCATGCGTCGGGACGAGTCATGTTCGAGGGCAGCAACCTGCTCGAACGGAAGCCAAAGGAGATGCGCGCCCTGCGGGGAAGCCGCATCTCGTATATTTTTCAAGACTATCAGGGAGCATTTACTCCATTTCGCAGTATTGGCGGGCACTTTGATGAATACCAGAAGGTACATGGGGAAAAGTCTTCTGCTATCCGCAAGAAACGAGCGGAGGAAGCGCTGGAATCGGTTGGCCTTGGCGCTGAATTGCTGCGCCGCTATCCGTTCCAGTTGAGCGGTGGACAGCTTCAGCGGGCATCAATCGCCACATCGCTGATGCTGTCTCCTCGTCTGCTAATTGCTGACGAAGCAACAACGGCACTGGACAGTGTGTCTGGGCATCGCGTGTTGGAACTGCTGGCACGCAAACAAGCGGAGACGGGATGTGCTATTCTGTTTATCACACATGATTGGCGCCATGTACGTCGCTATGCCAACCGCTTGGCTGTGATGAAGGAAGGGCAGATCGTCGAATCTGGCGGGAAACATCGCATTCTCGATCATCCTCAGCATGAATATACGCGTCAGCTGATTGATGCGGCTCCCGTTCTGAGTCGCTCGCTGAAGTCGGGATTGAAGGAGGCAGGAACGGAATGAAGACAACCACAAATGATGAACGCCGTGGACTTGAGCAGTCCGAAGAAGAATCTGGTGTGCGAAGCCACGATTTTGCAAAAGACGTAAACCATGTAGACATAGACAATGCAGGCATAAATACTACAGAAACAGATCATGCAGTTACAGATGCAGATATAGATACCACGGGTACAGGCAATGCTTCATCGCTCAGCACCCTTGGCAATCCTGTGCTTCACGTGGAACATCTCAGCCGAACGTATGCAGGTGCAGACCGACCGGCTGTGAATGATATTTCCTTCACTCTGAACCACGGTGAATGCCTTGGCCTGGTTGGCGAGAGCGGCTGCGGCAAGAGTACACTCGCACGTTGTCTGTTAAGGATTGAAGATGCAGATACAGGCTCGATTACACTGGGTGGACAGGATATTGCACGGCTGAGCGGTCGACGGTTGCGACCTTATCGCCGGAAGATCCAGATTGTATTCCAGAACCCGATGGCGGCACTGAATCCGAAGCTCAAGATTGCTGATTCGCTGATCGATCCGTATGAACAACTTGGACGGAACGCCGAGCTGTCCCACTTTACCTACACGTCGAAGGATGCTTACGTCCAAAAGCTGCTTGAAGCTGTCGAGCTTCCAAGCGATATGGCTGGACGATATCCGCATGAGCTAAGTGGTGGACAGCGTCAGCGCGTCACGATCGCGCGTGCCATTGGCATTGAGCCTGACGTTGTCGTTCTGGATGAACCGACGGCCAGCCTGGACGTGATCTCGCAAGGAGCAGTTTTGCAGTTGCTCACCGATCTCCGGACATCGCTTGGTCTTTCATACGTGTTCATCTCGCATGATCTGGCTGCTGTACATCGCATGAGCCAGCGTATCATCGTTATGCGGGAAGGTCAGATCGTTGACCGCTTTGGCGCAGATGCGTTGTTCGCTGAAGAACGCCATCCGTACACGAAGGAACTGATTTCAATTTTCTGAGTACTCCCGGAGACGCCGGGGGTGGTAATCGTTAATCTTAAATATAAAGCCGCCTTACGAAGAGATTCGAGAGCGGCTTTTAGTGCATCCATTTCATCACCAAAGTTCCCCTAAAACCGGGTTCCTTTCTTTGTTTTGAACAAATATATCTTTCAGGCCTATAACCGGGCTAACGTTCCGATGTAAACTAGCGTATACTGATGGAATAGCAAATATCTTGAAATTGCATATTTAAATTGCTCTATATTATTGATACACTAGATCAAGGTTATAATCATTCAGAGAAGGTGCGATCCCGTTCAAGAATGGGCTTGCTGCAAATGCCAAATCGATAACGCTTACATCCTTTTGGCAAATATAGGATATAAGGACGGTAGACATGAGCCAGGGACAAACGAGTACAGATGTTATCTTGATTGGTGCCGGAATTATGAGTGCAACTTTAGGAACTTTGCTAAAAGAATTGGCACCAGACTGGAATATTAAGGTTTTCGAAAAGCTAGCCACTGCAGGAGAGGAAAGCTCCAACGAATGGAATAATGCCGGAACCGGGCATGCTGCATTGTGCGAACTTAACTATACCGTTGAACGACCAGACGGAACCGTAGATATTAGCAAAGCGATTAAAGTGAATGAACAATTTCAGATCTCAAAGCAATTTTGGTCCTATCTCGTCAATAGCCGTCTGATTCGTAATCCGCGGGACTTCATTATGCCGATTCCCCATTTGAGTTATGTACACGGAGAGAGCAATGTCCAGTTTTTGAAAAGACGTTATGACTCCTTGTCGAATCACCCGCTGTTCGCAGGCATGGAATTCTCGGATGACAAGAAAGAGCTGGCGAAATGGATGCCGCTGATGATGAAAGATCGTACCAGTAATGAACCTGTTGCAGCGACCAAAATTGACTCCG
The nucleotide sequence above comes from Paenibacillus sp. W2I17. Encoded proteins:
- a CDS encoding ABC transporter ATP-binding protein, producing the protein MILSIEELSISSRDRTIVDQVSLAVREGEFMALVGQSGSGKSLLSQAIGRLLPPNLHASGRVMFEGSNLLERKPKEMRALRGSRISYIFQDYQGAFTPFRSIGGHFDEYQKVHGEKSSAIRKKRAEEALESVGLGAELLRRYPFQLSGGQLQRASIATSLMLSPRLLIADEATTALDSVSGHRVLELLARKQAETGCAILFITHDWRHVRRYANRLAVMKEGQIVESGGKHRILDHPQHEYTRQLIDAAPVLSRSLKSGLKEAGTE
- a CDS encoding ABC transporter ATP-binding protein, producing the protein MKTTTNDERRGLEQSEEESGVRSHDFAKDVNHVDIDNAGINTTETDHAVTDADIDTTGTGNASSLSTLGNPVLHVEHLSRTYAGADRPAVNDISFTLNHGECLGLVGESGCGKSTLARCLLRIEDADTGSITLGGQDIARLSGRRLRPYRRKIQIVFQNPMAALNPKLKIADSLIDPYEQLGRNAELSHFTYTSKDAYVQKLLEAVELPSDMAGRYPHELSGGQRQRVTIARAIGIEPDVVVLDEPTASLDVISQGAVLQLLTDLRTSLGLSYVFISHDLAAVHRMSQRIIVMREGQIVDRFGADALFAEERHPYTKELISIF